The following are encoded in a window of uncultured Ilyobacter sp. genomic DNA:
- a CDS encoding DUF721 domain-containing protein, translating into MKNMTSVKEIIEEAVIKSKKLKEAMIRAKWKEIAEGLFFKSSPLYIREGVLYVMVESSVLLQHMYMNKNKYIKKINEMLKGDYISEIVLKVGKIPIEEYFNGNLDRDSEKADEVEAALSSDEYKELQKSVENIENKQIKDKVLSLKIQSLKREKSLRKIGYKYCSECGILHKNPKDLCTVCENKNHMRREEILLKLFRENPYTSLEGAEKFIEGLSKEEYDKGKEKKLDKIYKRSEFAIKDGSIEAAHTELMEYFKLETGERDIKRIAEKADNLIELIKEKLQRR; encoded by the coding sequence ATGAAGAATATGACCAGTGTAAAAGAGATAATAGAGGAAGCTGTGATTAAAAGTAAAAAACTAAAAGAGGCCATGATCCGGGCAAAGTGGAAGGAGATAGCAGAAGGCCTGTTTTTTAAGAGCTCGCCCCTCTATATAAGGGAGGGCGTTTTGTATGTAATGGTAGAGTCCTCTGTTTTGCTTCAGCATATGTACATGAACAAAAATAAATATATAAAAAAGATCAATGAGATGCTGAAAGGTGATTATATTAGCGAGATAGTTCTGAAGGTTGGGAAGATACCGATAGAGGAGTATTTTAACGGTAATCTAGACAGAGACTCAGAAAAAGCTGACGAGGTGGAGGCAGCACTTTCTTCCGATGAATATAAAGAACTGCAAAAGAGCGTTGAAAATATAGAAAACAAACAAATCAAGGATAAAGTACTCTCTCTGAAAATCCAGTCTCTAAAAAGGGAAAAATCTTTGAGAAAAATAGGTTATAAGTACTGCAGTGAATGCGGGATTTTACATAAAAACCCCAAAGATCTCTGTACCGTATGTGAAAACAAGAATCACATGAGGAGAGAGGAGATTCTTTTGAAACTTTTTAGAGAAAATCCATACACTTCTTTAGAAGGTGCGGAAAAGTTCATAGAGGGACTCTCTAAAGAGGAGTATGACAAAGGTAAGGAGAAAAAGCTCGATAAGATATATAAAAGGTCTGAATTTGCCATAAAGGATGGGAGTATAGAGGCTGCCCACACAGAGCTGATGGAATATTTTAAACTAGAAACCGGAGAAAGAGACATAAAAAGGATCGCTGAGAAAGCTGATAATCTTATTGAATTAATAAAAGAAAAACTTCAGAGGAGGTAG
- a CDS encoding DUF370 domain-containing protein, protein MYIYLEDEFFIPLKEIVAVVDYNEFVSSPEGKIFFDENKNKIINLSAKERRTLVITDKFFYMTSYVVRSIQDRGNEFERLKLKGKRNIKKYQEI, encoded by the coding sequence TTGTATATTTATCTTGAAGATGAATTTTTTATACCTCTAAAGGAGATTGTTGCAGTAGTTGACTACAATGAATTTGTTTCTTCTCCAGAGGGAAAAATATTTTTTGATGAAAATAAAAATAAAATAATAAATCTTTCTGCGAAGGAGAGAAGAACTCTTGTTATAACAGATAAATTTTTTTACATGACTTCATATGTTGTGAGATCTATTCAAGACAGAGGAAATGAGTTTGAAAGACTTAAATTAAAGGGTAAGAGAAATATCAAGAAATATCAAGAAATATAA
- the gyrB gene encoding DNA topoisomerase (ATP-hydrolyzing) subunit B yields the protein MSNYQAENITVLEGLEAVRKRPGMYIGSTSARGLHHLVWEIVDNSVDESLAGYCNKIEIKVLKDNIIEVSDNGRGIPVGIHPKHGKSALEIVLTVLHAGGKFENSNYKVSGGLHGVGVSVVNALSEWTEVFVKRDGKIHTQKYNRGVPEFDVKVVGKTNETGTTVRFKADHEIFETLEYDFETLKSRLKEMAYLNKGLEIVLTDERKDVVKEERLKFDGGIVDFIKEVEEGQATLIPEPIFMSGESDDIIVEIAILYTEKQRETIYSFVNNINTHEGGTHVSGFRMALTRIINEVAKAQGLLKERDGNFQGQDIREGVTAIISLKVPDPQFEGQTKTKLGNSEVTAVVSSVMGQYLKVYMEDHPSDAKNIIERILMSRKAREAAKKARELVMRKSALEVGSLPGKLADCSSKKPEESEVFIVEGDSAGGSAKQGRDRYTQAILPLRGKIINVEKSGLHRALENNEVRSMVTAFGANIGDDLDLEKLRYHKIIIMTDADVDGAHIRTLILTFFYRYMVDLIHGGYIYIAQPPLFKVTAGRTIQYAYSDKQLKEITKVMDAENKRYSLQRYKGLGEMNPDQLWETTMNHDTRTLLQVTIDDAREADILFDKLMGDKVEPRRNFIEEHSQFVKNLDI from the coding sequence ATGAGTAATTATCAAGCGGAAAATATTACGGTATTAGAAGGTTTAGAAGCCGTTAGAAAGAGACCGGGGATGTATATAGGTTCGACATCAGCTAGAGGTCTCCACCATTTAGTGTGGGAAATAGTAGACAACTCTGTGGATGAATCTTTGGCGGGGTACTGTAACAAGATAGAGATAAAAGTCCTGAAGGACAATATAATAGAGGTAAGTGATAACGGAAGAGGAATACCTGTGGGAATACATCCGAAACACGGGAAATCAGCACTTGAAATAGTACTTACTGTTCTTCATGCTGGAGGAAAGTTTGAAAACAGCAACTATAAGGTGTCAGGAGGTCTTCACGGGGTTGGGGTATCTGTAGTAAATGCCCTATCTGAATGGACTGAAGTATTCGTAAAAAGAGACGGAAAAATACATACCCAAAAATATAACAGAGGTGTTCCTGAATTTGATGTAAAAGTTGTTGGAAAAACCAATGAAACAGGTACAACAGTAAGATTTAAAGCTGACCACGAGATTTTTGAAACATTAGAATATGATTTTGAAACTCTGAAATCTAGACTTAAAGAGATGGCTTATCTGAACAAAGGTTTAGAGATAGTTCTGACAGATGAAAGAAAAGACGTAGTAAAAGAAGAAAGATTAAAATTTGATGGTGGAATAGTAGACTTCATAAAAGAGGTAGAGGAAGGACAGGCAACTCTTATCCCAGAACCGATATTTATGAGTGGTGAAAGTGATGATATAATAGTAGAGATAGCTATCCTCTATACAGAAAAGCAGAGGGAAACAATATATTCCTTTGTAAATAACATAAACACCCACGAGGGAGGAACCCACGTAAGTGGTTTCAGAATGGCTCTTACCAGAATAATAAACGAGGTTGCAAAAGCCCAGGGACTGCTCAAAGAAAGAGACGGCAATTTCCAGGGACAGGATATAAGAGAGGGAGTAACGGCTATCATCTCCCTAAAAGTACCTGATCCTCAGTTTGAGGGTCAAACAAAGACAAAACTAGGAAACTCAGAGGTCACAGCGGTGGTATCCTCTGTAATGGGACAGTACCTCAAGGTGTATATGGAGGATCATCCTTCTGATGCCAAGAACATAATAGAGAGAATACTCATGTCTAGAAAGGCAAGAGAAGCAGCAAAAAAGGCAAGGGAACTTGTAATGAGAAAATCGGCTCTTGAAGTAGGTTCTCTTCCAGGGAAACTAGCAGACTGTTCCTCTAAAAAACCAGAGGAGAGCGAAGTATTCATAGTAGAGGGAGATTCTGCAGGAGGGTCAGCTAAACAGGGGAGAGACAGATATACGCAGGCAATACTTCCTCTTAGAGGAAAGATAATAAACGTTGAGAAGTCAGGTCTTCATAGAGCCCTTGAAAATAACGAGGTAAGATCCATGGTAACAGCCTTTGGAGCCAACATAGGAGATGACCTCGACCTTGAAAAACTAAGATATCACAAAATAATAATAATGACTGATGCAGACGTAGATGGTGCCCATATAAGAACACTTATCCTCACTTTCTTTTACAGATACATGGTGGATCTGATTCATGGAGGATACATATACATAGCCCAGCCTCCTTTATTTAAAGTGACTGCAGGGAGAACAATACAGTACGCATATTCAGATAAGCAGCTAAAAGAGATAACAAAAGTTATGGACGCTGAGAACAAGAGGTATAGCCTGCAGCGATATAAGGGTCTTGGAGAGATGAACCCGGACCAGCTCTGGGAAACAACTATGAACCATGATACAAGAACTCTTCTTCAGGTAACCATAGATGATGCAAGGGAAGCAGATATATTGTTTGATAAACTTATGGGGGACAAGGTAGAGCCTAGAAGAAACTTTATCGAAGAACATTCTCAATTTGTAAAAAATCTAGACATATAG
- the gyrA gene encoding DNA gyrase subunit A, whose translation MSNINVRYIEEEMKQSYLDYSMSVIVSRALPDVRDGLKPVHRRILFAMSEMGMTHDKPFKKSARIVGEVLGKYHPHGDSAVYNTMVRMAQDFNYRYQLIDGHGNFGSIDGDSAAAMRYTEARMAKITSELLVDIDKNTIDYRKNFDDSLDEPQVLPAKLPNLLLNGATGIAVGMATNIPPHNLGELLDGILALIGNKEITSEELMEYVSGPDFPTGGIIDGTKGIHEAYTTGRGRVRVRGKVDIEELKNGKANIIITEIPFQVNKARLIEKIAELVKEKKITGITDLRDESSAREGMRVVVELKKDEEPEIILNKLYKYTELQNTFGIILLALVDNMPKVLNLKEILNHYINHRFDVITRRTKYDLEKSENRAHILEGFRVALENIDRIIEIIRGSKDGNDAKDHLIEKYNFSDLQARSILDMKLQRLTGLEREKVESEYTALMEHIKELKDILSNDERVYDIIRQDCEELKEKYNDERRTQIEEERLDINIEDLIKDEKVIVTLTNKGYVKRMGLDKYKAQKRGGKGVSTQNTVEGDFLENMYTASNLDTLMIFTDTGKVYNLKVYEIPEFSKQSRGKLIANLINLQEDEKVRSIIKTREFSETQDLLFVTKEGVVKKTILSEFKNLNRSGLRAIKLKDGDDLIFVGLVESPNDQVFIATKNGYSIKFPHENVRNMGRATVGVRGINLRKDDDVVSAVIIKKEDTTILTVTENGYGKRTREDEYPLQSRSGKGVINLRCNEKTGVVVEVTSVTEEEELMAITSDGIVIRTPADTISLIGRATQGVRIMRVEEDEKLVSIVKVMKNIEEKILEEEENVE comes from the coding sequence ATGTCTAATATAAATGTCAGATACATCGAAGAGGAGATGAAACAATCATACCTGGATTATTCCATGAGTGTTATTGTAAGTCGTGCCCTTCCAGATGTAAGAGACGGTCTGAAACCGGTACACAGAAGAATACTTTTCGCCATGAGTGAGATGGGTATGACTCATGACAAACCATTTAAAAAATCAGCAAGAATAGTAGGAGAAGTACTAGGTAAATACCATCCACACGGAGATTCTGCAGTATACAATACAATGGTAAGAATGGCCCAGGATTTCAATTATAGATACCAGCTTATTGACGGCCACGGAAACTTCGGTTCCATAGACGGAGATTCAGCTGCTGCAATGAGATATACAGAAGCGAGAATGGCAAAGATAACGTCGGAACTTCTTGTGGACATAGACAAAAATACTATCGACTATAGAAAAAACTTTGATGATTCACTAGATGAGCCACAGGTTCTTCCTGCAAAACTTCCAAATCTCCTTCTAAACGGAGCGACGGGAATCGCCGTAGGAATGGCAACGAATATACCTCCTCACAATTTAGGGGAGCTCTTAGATGGAATACTTGCACTTATTGGAAACAAAGAGATAACCTCTGAGGAACTCATGGAATATGTAAGTGGTCCTGATTTCCCAACAGGAGGAATAATCGATGGAACAAAAGGAATACATGAGGCTTACACAACAGGAAGAGGAAGGGTAAGGGTCCGTGGAAAGGTAGATATAGAGGAGCTCAAAAACGGAAAAGCAAACATAATAATAACAGAGATACCTTTTCAGGTTAATAAAGCAAGACTTATAGAGAAGATTGCTGAACTTGTAAAAGAGAAAAAAATTACGGGAATAACAGACTTAAGAGATGAATCTTCTGCAAGGGAAGGAATGAGAGTAGTAGTAGAACTCAAAAAAGATGAGGAGCCTGAGATTATACTTAATAAACTTTACAAATACACAGAGCTTCAAAATACTTTCGGAATAATACTTTTGGCTCTTGTTGACAATATGCCTAAGGTATTAAACCTCAAAGAGATCTTAAATCACTACATAAATCACAGGTTTGATGTAATAACTAGAAGAACAAAATATGATCTTGAAAAATCTGAAAACAGAGCCCACATATTAGAAGGGTTCAGAGTGGCTCTAGAAAATATCGACAGAATAATAGAGATAATAAGAGGTTCTAAAGACGGGAATGACGCTAAGGACCACTTAATAGAGAAATACAACTTCTCAGATCTGCAGGCTAGATCCATCCTAGATATGAAACTTCAGAGGCTTACTGGACTCGAAAGAGAAAAGGTGGAAAGCGAGTATACTGCTCTTATGGAACATATAAAGGAGCTTAAGGATATCCTATCAAATGACGAGAGAGTCTATGACATCATAAGACAGGATTGTGAAGAACTTAAGGAAAAATACAACGATGAGAGAAGAACTCAGATAGAGGAAGAGAGACTAGATATAAACATAGAGGATCTCATAAAAGATGAAAAAGTAATAGTAACCCTTACAAATAAAGGTTATGTAAAAAGAATGGGGCTAGATAAATATAAAGCTCAAAAAAGAGGAGGAAAAGGCGTATCTACTCAAAACACAGTAGAGGGCGACTTCCTAGAAAATATGTATACGGCCTCAAATCTGGATACACTTATGATTTTCACAGATACAGGAAAAGTGTACAATCTAAAGGTATATGAGATACCTGAGTTTTCAAAACAGTCTAGAGGAAAACTTATAGCCAATCTCATCAACCTTCAAGAGGATGAAAAAGTAAGGTCTATAATAAAAACAAGAGAGTTCAGCGAAACTCAAGACCTCCTATTTGTAACAAAAGAGGGGGTAGTGAAGAAAACAATATTAAGTGAGTTTAAGAACCTGAATAGATCTGGACTCCGTGCAATAAAACTTAAAGATGGAGATGACCTTATATTTGTAGGACTTGTAGAGTCTCCAAATGACCAGGTGTTCATAGCAACAAAAAATGGTTATTCTATAAAGTTCCCTCATGAAAATGTAAGAAACATGGGGAGAGCTACTGTTGGGGTAAGAGGAATAAACCTGAGAAAAGATGATGACGTGGTTTCTGCGGTAATAATAAAAAAAGAGGATACAACAATTCTCACTGTAACCGAAAACGGTTATGGAAAGAGAACAAGAGAGGATGAATACCCTCTTCAGTCAAGGTCAGGAAAAGGTGTAATCAACCTGAGATGCAATGAGAAAACAGGAGTAGTCGTAGAGGTGACTTCTGTAACTGAGGAAGAGGAGCTCATGGCGATAACTTCTGACGGAATAGTAATAAGGACTCCTGCAGATACAATATCTCTCATAGGAAGGGCCACACAGGGCGTAAGAATAATGAGGGTAGAGGAAGATGAAAAACTTGTAAGTATAGTAAAAGTGATGAAAAATATAGAGGAAAAGATTCTCGAAGAAGAAGAAAATGTAGAATAA
- a CDS encoding metallophosphoesterase, whose protein sequence is MKILVVSDSHEHLEKLIDIFESENPDIVISAGDNSGDAVDLSYIKEEADYYIVRGNCDYFDFETDDTSEFDIAGKKIFLTHGHLYNVKSGYEKIKNEAIKKHADIVIFGHTHMPYFENANPVLFNPGAAKDGKYGTIEILGDEIKFYHKKL, encoded by the coding sequence ATGAAAATTTTAGTTGTTTCTGATAGTCATGAGCATCTCGAAAAATTGATAGATATATTTGAGAGTGAAAATCCTGACATAGTAATCTCCGCAGGTGATAACAGTGGTGATGCAGTAGACCTCTCATATATAAAAGAGGAAGCGGACTATTATATTGTAAGAGGTAACTGCGACTATTTTGATTTTGAAACAGATGATACTTCAGAATTTGACATCGCAGGAAAAAAAATATTTCTTACCCACGGCCATCTTTATAATGTAAAATCAGGATATGAAAAAATTAAAAATGAGGCCATAAAAAAACATGCAGATATTGTTATCTTTGGTCATACACATATGCCTTATTTTGAGAATGCAAATCCTGTGCTGTTTAATCCTGGTGCGGCTAAAGATGGAAAATATGGAACTATAGAGATTCTAGGAGATGAAATTAAATTTTATCATAAAAAACTCTAA
- the pheS gene encoding phenylalanine--tRNA ligase subunit alpha, with the protein MRNRIESLKLSAEEAISKAASLKELDELRVKILGKKGELTEIMKGMRDLSKEERPVVGQLVNEVRDSITDVLESKMVEVKEREKQERISSENIDITLPGRKASSGRYHPITETMNMLKEIFIEMGFDVAEGPEIEKTEYNFDALNIPENHPSRDLQDTFYMSDDVVLRTHTSPVQVRYMKDRKPPFRMVCPGKVYRSDYDVSHTPMFHQMEGLMVGENISFANLKAILTEFVKKVFGDTEVRFRPHFFPFTEPSAEMDVQCVICKGKGCRLCKDSGWLEIMGCGMVDPEVLKAVGYDHEEVSGFAFGMGIERVTMLRHGIDDLRAFFENDIRFLKQFK; encoded by the coding sequence ATGAGGAACAGAATAGAATCGCTTAAACTTAGTGCAGAAGAAGCTATCTCTAAAGCAGCATCTTTGAAGGAGCTCGATGAACTAAGAGTTAAAATCCTTGGTAAAAAGGGTGAACTGACAGAAATAATGAAGGGGATGAGAGACCTTTCTAAAGAGGAAAGACCTGTAGTGGGACAGCTGGTAAACGAGGTAAGAGACTCTATAACAGATGTTTTAGAGAGTAAAATGGTGGAGGTGAAAGAGAGGGAAAAACAGGAAAGAATATCTTCTGAAAATATAGACATAACTCTCCCAGGAAGAAAAGCATCCTCAGGAAGATACCATCCGATAACTGAGACTATGAATATGCTCAAAGAGATATTTATAGAGATGGGATTTGATGTGGCAGAGGGTCCTGAGATAGAGAAGACTGAATATAATTTTGATGCTTTGAACATACCTGAGAATCACCCATCTAGAGACCTTCAGGATACATTTTATATGTCAGATGATGTGGTTCTAAGAACTCACACATCTCCAGTACAGGTCAGATATATGAAAGACAGGAAACCACCATTTAGAATGGTGTGCCCTGGAAAAGTATACAGAAGTGATTATGATGTTTCTCATACGCCTATGTTTCATCAAATGGAAGGGTTGATGGTAGGCGAAAATATATCCTTTGCCAACCTGAAAGCGATACTGACTGAATTTGTAAAAAAAGTTTTCGGTGATACAGAAGTTAGATTTAGACCGCATTTTTTCCCATTTACAGAGCCTAGTGCTGAGATGGATGTACAGTGCGTAATATGTAAGGGAAAAGGCTGCAGACTATGCAAGGACAGCGGATGGCTCGAAATAATGGGATGCGGAATGGTAGACCCTGAAGTATTGAAAGCAGTGGGATATGATCATGAAGAAGTTTCAGGTTTTGCATTTGGAATGGGAATAGAAAGAGTGACGATGCTAAGACACGGAATAGACGACTTGAGGGCATTTTTCGAAAATGATATAAGGTTTCTTAAGCAATTCAAGTAA
- the pheT gene encoding phenylalanine--tRNA ligase subunit beta yields the protein MLISLDWLKQYVDIKENTKELENTLTMIGQEVEGIDIQGEGLENVVVGQIVEYGRHPEAEKLSLLKVEVGEDEPLQIVCGAPNHKDGDKVVVAKLGAVLPGDFKIKKAKVRGVESCGMLCSEVELGIGEDGDGIIILPSDAPVGQEYRKYIGLDDTIFELEITPNRPDCLSHIGIAREVAAYYKRKVKYPKYEMDEVIEPTSSRIHVDIEDKERCKRYCTRILKGVKVQESPAWLKKRLRSIGLRPINNIVDITNFVMFEYNHPMHAFDLGKIEGSKIIVREAKVGEKVVTLDEEERELNNGELVIADEKKAIAIAGIMGGLNTKVDEGTTDILLEVAYFTPENIRKTSKYLGLSSDSSYRFERGVDRENSIEVIDRASKLMKEIAGGEILSKVVEKYVEKHEKIELTLDIDRFNKFVGKDISVEIVGEILRNLGLEIKALVGKILTVCPPSYRSDLVRTADLYEEVIRMYGFENIEDVMPEANIKAGVKDPETEAVDRVKLTLKELGLQEVINYSFIPAGGVSKLKMNVETMAIKNPINEDLAVMRPTLMYGLLSNIRDNFNRNQFDLKFFEVSRTFTPSEELANEEVKIALAVSGRGEKGLWNSKPEAYDFFDIKGYVEGFLDNMGIDRFQIARGDNPTFHPGRSAEIRMGKDVIGSFGEIHPDVAEAMDIKKERAYIAELDLAKVLKYGKNKIKYERIVKFPAVTRDLAILLDEDVLVGNMLGDIKKSSNIIENVELFDIYQGDKVENGKKSVAISIIMRKSNGTLEEKEITEAVDKILQTIGKKYNGEIRQ from the coding sequence ATGTTAATTTCACTAGATTGGTTAAAACAGTATGTGGATATAAAAGAAAACACCAAAGAACTGGAAAATACCCTGACTATGATAGGACAAGAGGTAGAGGGAATAGATATTCAGGGAGAAGGTTTAGAGAATGTAGTGGTTGGACAGATAGTCGAATACGGAAGACACCCTGAAGCAGAAAAGCTGTCTCTACTCAAGGTAGAAGTCGGAGAAGATGAACCTCTTCAGATAGTATGCGGGGCTCCTAACCATAAAGATGGAGATAAGGTAGTAGTGGCTAAATTAGGGGCTGTACTTCCTGGAGATTTTAAAATCAAAAAAGCCAAGGTAAGAGGTGTAGAGTCTTGCGGAATGCTTTGTTCTGAGGTGGAGCTAGGTATAGGTGAAGATGGGGATGGAATAATAATACTTCCTAGCGATGCACCGGTGGGTCAGGAGTACAGAAAATATATTGGTCTTGATGATACAATATTTGAATTAGAAATAACTCCAAATAGACCGGACTGTCTTTCTCACATTGGTATAGCAAGAGAGGTAGCGGCTTATTATAAAAGGAAAGTAAAGTATCCTAAGTATGAAATGGATGAGGTGATAGAGCCTACTTCTAGCAGAATACATGTTGATATAGAGGATAAAGAAAGATGTAAAAGATACTGTACAAGGATCCTAAAAGGGGTAAAAGTACAAGAGTCGCCTGCATGGCTGAAGAAGAGGCTGAGATCGATAGGTCTAAGGCCTATCAATAATATTGTTGATATAACAAACTTTGTAATGTTCGAATATAATCATCCTATGCATGCTTTTGATCTCGGAAAAATAGAGGGTAGCAAAATTATCGTAAGAGAGGCAAAAGTCGGAGAAAAGGTAGTAACTTTAGATGAAGAAGAGAGAGAGCTTAACAACGGTGAATTAGTAATCGCAGATGAGAAAAAAGCAATTGCAATAGCTGGAATAATGGGTGGATTAAATACAAAAGTCGATGAGGGAACAACTGATATACTTTTGGAAGTAGCTTATTTCACACCTGAAAACATAAGAAAAACTTCTAAATATCTAGGGCTTTCTTCAGATTCTTCATATAGATTTGAAAGAGGAGTAGACAGAGAAAATTCTATAGAGGTAATAGACAGAGCCTCTAAGCTTATGAAAGAGATCGCCGGTGGAGAGATCCTGAGCAAAGTAGTGGAAAAGTATGTGGAAAAACATGAAAAGATAGAACTAACTCTTGATATAGACAGGTTTAATAAATTTGTAGGTAAGGATATATCTGTGGAAATAGTGGGAGAGATATTAAGAAACCTAGGGTTAGAGATCAAGGCTTTAGTTGGAAAAATACTCACAGTGTGCCCACCTAGCTACAGAAGTGATTTAGTTAGAACTGCAGACCTTTATGAAGAGGTTATTAGAATGTATGGCTTTGAAAATATCGAGGATGTAATGCCTGAAGCAAACATTAAAGCCGGAGTAAAAGATCCGGAAACAGAGGCTGTAGACAGGGTTAAACTTACATTGAAGGAGTTAGGACTTCAGGAAGTTATAAATTATAGTTTTATACCTGCAGGTGGAGTTTCTAAACTAAAAATGAATGTGGAAACCATGGCAATAAAAAATCCTATAAATGAAGATCTGGCTGTTATGAGACCTACACTCATGTATGGTTTGCTTTCAAATATAAGAGACAATTTTAACAGAAATCAGTTTGATCTTAAGTTTTTTGAAGTTTCAAGAACATTTACGCCAAGTGAAGAGCTCGCCAATGAAGAAGTAAAGATAGCCTTGGCAGTATCAGGAAGAGGCGAAAAAGGTTTATGGAATTCAAAGCCTGAAGCCTATGATTTTTTTGATATAAAAGGTTATGTGGAAGGTTTTCTTGATAACATGGGAATAGATAGATTTCAAATCGCGAGGGGTGACAACCCTACTTTTCATCCTGGAAGATCTGCAGAGATCAGAATGGGTAAAGATGTAATAGGAAGCTTCGGAGAGATACATCCAGATGTGGCTGAAGCTATGGATATAAAAAAGGAAAGAGCCTATATAGCTGAACTAGACCTTGCTAAGGTTCTAAAATATGGGAAAAATAAAATTAAATATGAGAGAATTGTAAAATTCCCAGCGGTAACGAGAGACCTGGCAATCTTATTAGACGAAGATGTTCTTGTGGGGAATATGTTAGGGGATATAAAAAAATCTTCCAACATAATAGAGAATGTGGAACTATTTGACATTTATCAAGGTGATAAAGTAGAAAATGGCAAAAAATCTGTAGCAATAAGTATTATTATGAGAAAATCCAATGGGACTCTAGAGGAAAAAGAGATAACAGAAGCAGTAGATAAAATACTGCAGACCATAGGAAAAAAATATAATGGTGAGATAAGACAGTAA
- a CDS encoding family 10 glycosylhydrolase: protein MKKTFLLLFMYIFFILACFGQEAKINYNGLDFYKKNGDKNEFRGVWVASVANLNWPKNKSLSPREQRGDFKEILKEIKIMNMNAVIMQVRPSGDAIYSSKIVPWSRYLTGTQGNYPGYDPLKFMVEASHKMGIEFHAWFNPYRVALNDDEFNSLSPDNFAVKNPETVIKYGKRYYFDPGIPKVREHLTEVILEVIDNYDVDAVHIDDYFYPYTIEGIYFPDAESYKTYGTGFSKIEEWRRENINKFIEELHVEIEKREKNVKLGISPFGVWRNIKDDVRGSETAAFQTSYDNLYADVLKWIDMGWIDYVIPQVYWNFGFAPAPYEKLVDWWVKETSGKKVKLYIGQGAYKVGKENWENPDELINQIYYNRSMGIEGSAFFDIKSILENPYNLKNRLKMDVFREN from the coding sequence ATGAAAAAAACTTTTTTATTATTGTTTATGTACATATTTTTTATCCTTGCTTGCTTTGGACAGGAAGCTAAGATTAACTATAACGGACTAGATTTTTATAAAAAAAATGGGGATAAAAATGAGTTTAGAGGGGTGTGGGTTGCCAGTGTAGCCAACTTGAATTGGCCAAAGAATAAGTCACTGTCTCCGAGAGAGCAGAGAGGAGATTTTAAAGAGATATTAAAAGAGATAAAAATAATGAATATGAATGCTGTAATAATGCAGGTAAGACCTTCAGGAGATGCCATATACAGCTCTAAAATTGTGCCTTGGTCTAGATACCTCACAGGAACTCAGGGGAATTATCCAGGCTATGACCCGCTAAAATTTATGGTAGAGGCCAGCCATAAAATGGGAATAGAGTTCCACGCATGGTTTAACCCCTATAGAGTCGCCCTAAATGATGATGAGTTTAACAGTCTCAGTCCTGATAACTTTGCAGTTAAAAATCCTGAGACTGTCATTAAGTACGGAAAAAGATATTATTTTGATCCTGGAATTCCAAAGGTGAGGGAACATCTCACAGAAGTAATCTTGGAAGTTATAGATAATTATGATGTAGATGCTGTGCATATAGACGATTATTTTTATCCGTATACAATTGAAGGTATTTATTTTCCTGATGCAGAAAGCTATAAAACTTATGGGACAGGTTTTTCTAAAATAGAGGAATGGAGAAGAGAAAATATAAATAAATTTATAGAGGAGCTTCATGTTGAAATAGAAAAAAGAGAAAAGAATGTAAAGCTTGGAATAAGCCCATTTGGAGTGTGGAGAAACATTAAGGATGATGTTAGGGGTTCTGAAACAGCGGCCTTTCAGACAAGTTATGACAATCTCTACGCCGACGTGCTGAAGTGGATAGATATGGGATGGATAGATTATGTGATACCTCAGGTTTACTGGAATTTTGGTTTTGCTCCTGCACCCTATGAAAAACTTGTAGACTGGTGGGTAAAGGAAACTTCCGGTAAAAAAGTAAAGCTTTATATAGGCCAGGGAGCTTATAAGGTAGGGAAGGAAAACTGGGAAAATCCCGATGAACTTATAAATCAGATTTATTACAACAGGAGCATGGGTATAGAGGGAAGTGCTTTTTTTGATATAAAATCCATATTAGAAAATCCTTACAACCTTAAAAATAGGCTTAAAATGGATGTTTTCAGAGAAAATTGA